Proteins found in one Chthonomonadales bacterium genomic segment:
- a CDS encoding response regulator yields the protein MVTEPAIAAALDLLDEMVFAIDETDQLVFLNAAGRRTLQLPLVGGPAPCWMALVHPEDRGRTLAAFQQCARSGEPVSLTSRLVTPGGPLRLDQRVRSAVTPGGWPAPIAGIARIASASPSDSPTDLARSAIFSPVHDLGNALATVLAGLSLLADGVGREDSVLTAARREAERAVEIGKEIARIVRGELPRPRVPAEQPSRPRPAVVMPPTRAHGHSPATGTTIMIVDDEPMLCAMAQTVLAGHGYRVLTARSGHEALAAVRGGLRADLYLVDLTMPTMSGLAVARELERLAPGARVLLSSGHLAGTRSDPSQPASIVGYLGKPYQHADLLDAVSAALAADSDRAEASA from the coding sequence ATGGTTACCGAACCGGCGATCGCGGCGGCTCTCGATCTGCTCGACGAGATGGTGTTCGCCATCGACGAGACCGACCAACTCGTCTTCCTGAACGCCGCGGGCCGTCGCACCCTTCAGTTGCCACTGGTCGGCGGCCCCGCTCCGTGCTGGATGGCGCTCGTGCATCCCGAGGATCGGGGCCGCACACTGGCGGCCTTCCAGCAGTGCGCGCGGTCGGGCGAGCCGGTGTCGCTGACGAGCCGGCTTGTGACGCCCGGCGGCCCGCTTCGGCTCGATCAACGCGTCCGCTCCGCGGTGACCCCGGGAGGATGGCCGGCGCCCATCGCTGGCATCGCGCGCATCGCGTCCGCATCGCCTTCCGATTCGCCGACCGATCTCGCCCGGTCGGCAATCTTCAGTCCGGTGCACGACCTGGGCAACGCCCTCGCCACGGTCCTGGCCGGCTTGAGCCTGCTGGCGGACGGCGTCGGGCGCGAGGATTCCGTGCTGACGGCGGCGCGCCGCGAGGCGGAGCGCGCCGTTGAGATCGGAAAGGAGATCGCCCGGATCGTGCGCGGCGAGCTCCCGCGGCCGCGCGTGCCGGCCGAGCAGCCCTCCCGCCCCCGCCCGGCCGTGGTCATGCCGCCCACCCGCGCGCATGGTCACAGCCCCGCCACAGGCACGACGATCATGATCGTCGACGATGAGCCCATGCTCTGCGCGATGGCGCAGACCGTGCTCGCCGGCCACGGCTACCGCGTGCTGACCGCTCGGAGCGGACACGAGGCGCTGGCCGCAGTCCGCGGCGGACTGCGCGCCGACCTCTATCTGGTCGACCTTACGATGCCCACGATGAGCGGCCTTGCGGTCGCCCGGGAGCTCGAGCGCCTCGCGCCGGGCGCGCGGGTCCTCCTCTCGTCGGGGCACCTTGCTGGTACGCGGAGCGACCCCTCCCAGCCCGCGTCCATCGTGGGCTACCTCGGCAAGCCGTACCAGCACGCCGACCTGCTCGACGCCGTGAGCGCCGCGCTCGCCGCGGACTCCGACAGAGCGGAGGCCAGTGCGTAG
- a CDS encoding ABC transporter permease, with translation MLAELRELWRFRGTLWQLVRRDLKVRYKNSRLGFLWSIAPPLMQVACITFAMKQATTFAADFQNYSAYVLVAMIPWTYFSTALLDSSQSLLSMYGVIRKVYLPREIIPLSAAISNFIHFVLSWAVFAIYWYGIRHGPLLATTAWFPYLILVQFMLVTGLSLLVACLNVFYEDVKYIISVLLGLFLFLLPIMYVVEQVYFGKLSRLAGGWALRLYMLNPLTALINGYRKALLEPPGSAAIGGHQPLPLDLGSLLATGAISLGVLAASYAYFNRRKWQFVERP, from the coding sequence TTGCTTGCCGAACTCAGAGAGCTCTGGCGTTTCCGCGGAACGCTCTGGCAGCTCGTGCGGCGCGACCTGAAGGTCCGCTACAAGAACTCACGGCTCGGGTTCCTCTGGTCGATCGCCCCACCGCTGATGCAGGTGGCCTGCATCACCTTCGCGATGAAGCAGGCGACCACTTTCGCCGCCGACTTTCAGAACTACTCCGCCTACGTGCTGGTGGCGATGATTCCCTGGACCTACTTCAGCACGGCCCTTCTCGACAGCAGTCAGTCGCTGCTCAGCATGTACGGGGTCATCCGCAAGGTCTACCTTCCGCGCGAGATCATCCCCCTGTCCGCCGCGATCAGCAACTTCATACATTTCGTGTTGTCATGGGCGGTCTTCGCAATCTACTGGTACGGCATCCGGCACGGGCCGCTGCTGGCGACCACGGCCTGGTTCCCGTACCTGATCCTGGTGCAGTTCATGCTCGTCACCGGCCTGAGCCTGCTGGTGGCGTGCCTCAACGTGTTCTACGAGGACGTCAAGTACATCATTTCCGTTCTACTGGGCTTGTTTCTCTTCCTGCTTCCCATCATGTATGTCGTCGAGCAGGTCTACTTCGGGAAGCTCTCCCGGCTTGCCGGCGGCTGGGCCCTGCGGCTCTACATGCTGAATCCGCTCACCGCGCTCATCAACGGTTACCGGAAGGCGCTTCTGGAGCCCCCTGGCTCCGCGGCCATCGGCGGGCATCAACCGCTGCCGCTCGATCTGGGTAGCCTGCTGGCCACCGGGGCCATATCCCTCGGCGTGCTGGCTGCCAGCTACGCCTACTTCAACCGCCGCAAGTGGCAGTTTGTGGAGCGGCCCTGA
- a CDS encoding ABC transporter ATP-binding protein — translation MRARREGPDAAGQASGGSSRWAIEIEDLHKTFTIQHHDFGSLKRALLNVLVRQRREKREVLKGITLRVAHGETVAIVGRNGGGKSTLLSLISRVYRPTSGVVRVHGRIAPLLELGAGFHPDLTGAENVELYGAILGMSRREIRQKFASIVAFAFDRPDLAEKIDTPLRNYSEGMKMRLGFSLAVHTDPDVLIVDEVLAVGDEAFQEKCYARIGEFQRAGKTILFVSHYMHVVRRVATRVVWLRDGVVYRDGPVEPMVEAYVRAAGDGAPPQVPERPR, via the coding sequence ATGCGAGCGCGGCGGGAAGGCCCGGACGCGGCCGGGCAGGCGTCGGGCGGCTCCAGCCGTTGGGCCATCGAGATCGAGGACCTGCACAAGACCTTCACCATTCAGCATCACGACTTCGGTTCGCTCAAGCGCGCGCTGCTGAACGTGCTCGTGCGGCAGCGGCGTGAGAAGCGCGAGGTGCTCAAGGGGATCACGCTGCGCGTCGCCCACGGCGAGACGGTGGCCATCGTCGGGAGGAACGGCGGCGGGAAGTCGACGCTGCTGTCGCTGATCTCGCGCGTCTACAGGCCCACGAGCGGCGTCGTGCGTGTCCACGGGCGCATCGCGCCGCTGCTGGAGCTCGGCGCTGGCTTCCATCCCGACCTTACCGGCGCGGAGAACGTGGAGCTCTACGGCGCGATCCTGGGCATGTCGCGCCGGGAGATCCGCCAGAAGTTCGCCTCGATCGTCGCGTTTGCGTTTGACCGGCCGGATCTGGCCGAGAAGATCGACACACCCCTGCGCAACTACTCGGAGGGGATGAAGATGCGGCTCGGCTTCTCGCTAGCCGTCCACACCGACCCGGACGTCCTGATCGTGGACGAGGTGCTCGCCGTGGGCGACGAGGCGTTCCAGGAGAAGTGCTACGCCCGCATCGGCGAGTTCCAGAGGGCCGGCAAGACGATCTTGTTCGTCTCTCACTATATGCACGTGGTGCGCCGCGTAGCCACGCGCGTCGTGTGGTTGCGGGACGGGGTGGTGTACAGGGACGGGCCGGTGGAGCCGATGGTGGAGGCGTACGTTCGCGCAGCGGGCGACGGAGCGCCGCCCCAGGTTCCGGAGCGTCCACGCTGA
- a CDS encoding TatD family hydrolase, which produces MTYLVDTHCHLNHERFADDGGVLDRARAAGVGRFLVVGYNIPSSAEAVQIAEREPDVFAAVAVHPHDASVYNDEAEAAIRAWTNHPRVAAVGEIGLDYHYDLSPREAQGRAFRAQCRIAREAGLPVVVHCRSAYGDTLALLAEELGDGARGVMHCWAGARGEARRALELGLHLGFGGMITFRGAEEAREAAREAPADRVLVETDAPYLAPDPHRGKRNEPAYAPIVASRLAELRGLDDRELAAQTTANAFALFARMR; this is translated from the coding sequence GTGACCTACCTCGTCGACACGCACTGTCACCTGAACCACGAGCGCTTCGCGGACGACGGCGGCGTGCTGGATCGCGCTCGCGCGGCCGGCGTCGGGAGGTTCCTGGTCGTCGGCTACAACATCCCGTCCAGCGCCGAGGCCGTGCAGATCGCGGAGCGGGAGCCCGACGTGTTCGCGGCGGTCGCCGTGCACCCTCACGACGCTTCGGTCTACAACGACGAGGCCGAAGCGGCGATTCGAGCATGGACCAACCACCCGCGTGTCGCCGCGGTCGGCGAGATCGGGCTCGACTACCACTACGACCTCTCGCCGCGCGAGGCGCAAGGGAGGGCCTTCCGCGCCCAGTGCCGGATCGCCCGGGAGGCCGGGCTGCCCGTCGTCGTGCATTGCCGATCGGCCTACGGGGACACGCTGGCCCTCCTGGCCGAGGAACTGGGGGACGGCGCGCGTGGCGTGATGCACTGCTGGGCAGGCGCCCGGGGGGAGGCGCGCCGGGCGCTGGAACTGGGCCTGCACCTGGGGTTCGGCGGGATGATCACCTTCCGCGGCGCCGAGGAGGCGCGCGAGGCCGCGCGCGAGGCGCCGGCGGATCGGGTGCTGGTGGAGACCGACGCTCCCTACCTTGCGCCCGATCCGCACCGCGGCAAGCGCAACGAGCCGGCCTACGCGCCTATCGTGGCCTCGCGGCTCGCGGAGCTGCGAGGCCTCGACGACAGGGAGCTCGCCGCGCAGACCACGGCGAACGCCTTCGCGCTCTTCGCGCGCATGCGCTGA
- a CDS encoding DUF4129 domain-containing protein, with protein MSRPAALLLAMLLATVALGAAAPAVAQPAEPREAAHAERVRADVRAILSQPEFREDKRESVLQRVGDWLRERLVALLRRLGRLFRFGGIAAGPGRLLFWLLAAALLVGIGYLIAWSVRSAARRSGSRPGSRPEVSTAVDPQEAGSVGPEAWLEAARRHAAAGDSRRAYRAAFNAVLMRLDRAGAIEFARSRTNGEYVRALGRAPSLLALFRPLSLEFDARWYGGAPIAGDDIGRCLQTYERIGASGP; from the coding sequence ATGAGCCGCCCGGCAGCGCTTCTGCTGGCCATGCTGCTAGCTACGGTCGCCCTGGGCGCGGCCGCGCCCGCCGTGGCGCAGCCAGCAGAACCGCGGGAGGCGGCCCATGCCGAGCGGGTGAGAGCGGATGTGCGCGCCATCCTGAGCCAACCCGAGTTTCGCGAGGACAAGCGCGAGAGCGTCCTGCAGCGCGTCGGTGACTGGCTGCGCGAGCGACTGGTCGCCCTGTTGCGGCGGCTCGGGCGCTTGTTTCGCTTCGGCGGCATCGCGGCGGGTCCGGGCCGTCTGCTCTTCTGGCTGCTGGCCGCCGCCCTGCTGGTCGGTATCGGGTACCTCATCGCGTGGTCCGTACGGTCGGCCGCGAGGCGGTCTGGCTCGCGACCTGGATCGCGCCCGGAGGTGTCCACCGCTGTCGACCCGCAGGAGGCAGGCAGCGTGGGACCGGAAGCCTGGTTGGAGGCGGCCAGGCGTCACGCCGCGGCCGGCGATTCCCGGCGGGCCTACCGTGCCGCCTTCAATGCCGTGCTCATGCGCCTGGACAGAGCCGGCGCCATCGAGTTCGCTCGCTCGCGTACCAACGGCGAGTATGTGCGGGCTCTGGGTCGCGCCCCGTCCCTGCTGGCGCTCTTCCGGCCGCTCAGCCTGGAGTTCGACGCCCGCTGGTACGGCGGCGCGCCGATCGCCGGCGATGACATCGGCCGCTGCCTCCAGACGTACGAGCGCATCGGGGCGTCGGGCCCGTGA
- a CDS encoding TIGR00159 family protein, translating into MNWADLGIALKYVDLRVVIDVLAIAWLIYRLLLLAKGTRAWQIIGGLMTFFAAVAISDWLNLYALNWMLRSAFPLGPVALVILFLPELRHALEEFGRPGFWGRSLGLVASEQTAETIEAVVVAVSTMSVKRIGALIVFERQTGLDDIIATGTPLNATPTSALVGTLFYKGTPLHDGAVIIREGMIVAASCTLPLTASPRVDATVHTRHKAALGMSEESDAVVVIVSEETGIVSIAVDGRLIRGLREETLRERLMQLLDISDKSGIGGTPIGQVASRVGDVFRSRGRERRRVGATPRKKTKSAGGAGSAC; encoded by the coding sequence ATGAACTGGGCTGACCTCGGAATCGCTCTGAAGTACGTCGACCTCCGCGTCGTAATCGATGTCCTCGCCATCGCCTGGCTCATCTATCGCCTGCTTCTGTTGGCCAAGGGCACGCGGGCCTGGCAGATCATCGGCGGGCTGATGACGTTCTTCGCGGCGGTCGCGATCTCGGACTGGCTCAACCTCTACGCCCTGAACTGGATGCTGCGCTCGGCCTTTCCCCTAGGTCCTGTCGCCCTCGTGATCCTCTTCCTGCCGGAGTTGCGGCACGCGCTAGAGGAGTTCGGTCGGCCGGGCTTCTGGGGACGCAGCCTCGGCCTGGTCGCATCCGAGCAGACCGCGGAGACGATCGAGGCGGTGGTGGTGGCCGTCTCCACGATGTCGGTGAAGCGCATTGGCGCCCTGATCGTGTTCGAAAGGCAGACCGGGCTCGACGACATCATCGCGACGGGGACACCACTGAACGCGACGCCCACGTCGGCGCTGGTCGGCACCCTTTTCTACAAGGGAACGCCCCTCCACGACGGCGCCGTCATCATCCGCGAGGGCATGATCGTCGCCGCGAGCTGCACGCTCCCGCTCACCGCCAGCCCGCGCGTCGACGCGACCGTGCACACGCGCCACAAGGCGGCGCTCGGCATGTCGGAGGAGAGCGACGCGGTGGTGGTCATCGTATCCGAGGAGACCGGCATCGTCTCGATCGCCGTTGACGGGCGCCTGATCCGCGGCCTGCGCGAGGAGACCCTGCGGGAGCGCCTGATGCAGCTCCTGGACATCAGCGACAAGAGCGGCATCGGTGGCACGCCGATCGGTCAGGTGGCCTCACGCGTGGGCGACGTCTTCCGGAGCCGGGGGCGCGAGCGCCGCCGTGTCGGCGCGACCCCGAGGAAGAAGACGAAGAGCGCGGGCGGAGCCGGCAGCGCATGCTGA
- a CDS encoding histidine phosphatase family protein: MLRVHLVRHGQTVWNAVGRLQGQTDVPLSDEGLRQADLLADRLRADALSGIWSSDLERALRTAERIAEPHGLRVRVTPALREAYFGCWEGLTEADIVARGEGERLAAYRRDAEGGRPPGSEPLDVMWARLTRALEAIRDEARGGTIVVVGHGGSMRVLVCEALGAPPASVRRLHLGNASLSTLEYGGHCPRVTLLNDTSHLRAQERASPTRP, encoded by the coding sequence GTGCTGCGCGTGCATCTAGTTCGCCACGGCCAGACCGTCTGGAACGCCGTGGGCCGTCTTCAAGGGCAGACCGACGTCCCGCTATCTGACGAAGGGCTTCGCCAGGCCGACCTCCTGGCCGACCGCCTGCGCGCCGATGCGCTCTCGGGCATCTGGTCCAGCGATCTGGAGCGTGCGCTCCGTACCGCCGAGCGGATCGCGGAACCGCACGGCCTGCGAGTCCGCGTCACGCCCGCGTTGCGCGAGGCCTACTTCGGGTGCTGGGAGGGGCTAACCGAGGCCGACATCGTCGCCCGGGGCGAGGGGGAGCGGCTAGCGGCCTACCGGCGTGACGCGGAGGGTGGCCGGCCGCCGGGTTCCGAGCCGCTGGACGTGATGTGGGCGCGGCTCACCCGCGCGTTGGAGGCCATCCGCGACGAGGCGCGCGGCGGGACCATCGTGGTGGTGGGCCACGGCGGCAGCATGCGCGTGCTTGTGTGCGAGGCCCTCGGCGCGCCACCAGCGAGCGTCCGACGCCTTCACCTGGGCAATGCGAGCCTGAGCACGCTGGAGTACGGTGGGCACTGCCCGCGCGTCACGCTGCTGAACGACACGAGCCACCTCCGGGCGCAGGAGCGCGCGAGCCCGACGCGTCCTTGA
- a CDS encoding DUF4440 domain-containing protein has translation MRRSSKIALALALGLLVALGFLYVRSLDTDAPPLTPRVASQLLERGERAFERRSVEGIMELVAPKARLFGRNPDQLRLMLARAFQEMGPNRITAERRDLIVEPTGDTGTASFDVRIGERGGRADVLYYDLHVSLDLVKVRVPHWLGLYTTEEWKVSRAESIGGLDLPDL, from the coding sequence ATGCGTCGGTCATCCAAGATCGCACTTGCGCTGGCCCTCGGTCTTCTGGTCGCTCTTGGGTTCCTGTACGTGCGCTCGCTCGACACCGACGCCCCGCCGCTCACGCCGCGGGTCGCCTCCCAACTGCTCGAGCGCGGCGAGCGCGCGTTCGAGCGCCGCAGCGTGGAGGGTATCATGGAGCTAGTGGCGCCGAAGGCCCGCCTGTTCGGGCGCAACCCGGACCAACTCCGGCTGATGCTCGCCCGCGCGTTTCAGGAGATGGGGCCCAACCGCATCACCGCGGAGCGGCGCGATCTGATCGTCGAGCCGACGGGCGACACGGGCACCGCGTCCTTCGACGTTCGGATCGGGGAGCGCGGCGGCCGCGCCGACGTGCTCTATTACGACCTGCACGTGTCGCTTGACCTCGTCAAGGTGCGCGTGCCCCACTGGCTAGGCCTCTATACGACGGAGGAGTGGAAGGTGTCGCGCGCGGAGAGCATCGGCGGGCTAGACCTGCCAGATCTGTGA
- a CDS encoding histidinol-phosphatase gives MIDGFLAADYQVHTRLSHDGRCTIIEQCERAVTLGLEEIGFSEHKDFDPADPVVDYFDYDRYAAEIAEARTRYAGRLTIRMGVEVDYQRWFEDRIAAYLSNHRFDYVIGSVHYAGGAMLMTPEYTVGRDAETAYRVYYEAVRDSVDSGLIDILGHLEYANRRGVPAYGAFDPAPYRAIVSDLFARMAARGVALEINTAGLRQGAGSFYPCVEHVALYSASGGRLLTLGSDSHHPDDLAADYAVAARAAWDHGLREIAVYEDRTPRAVPLRPAG, from the coding sequence ATGATCGACGGTTTCCTCGCGGCCGACTACCAGGTCCACACGCGGCTGTCGCACGACGGCCGCTGCACCATCATCGAGCAGTGCGAGCGCGCCGTCACCCTCGGCCTCGAAGAGATCGGCTTCTCCGAGCACAAGGACTTCGATCCAGCGGACCCGGTCGTCGACTACTTCGACTACGACCGCTACGCCGCCGAGATCGCCGAAGCGCGTACGCGCTACGCCGGCCGCCTCACGATCCGCATGGGCGTCGAGGTTGACTATCAGCGCTGGTTCGAGGACCGGATCGCGGCCTACCTCTCCAACCATCGGTTCGATTACGTGATCGGCTCCGTGCACTACGCGGGCGGCGCCATGCTGATGACGCCCGAGTACACCGTCGGGCGGGACGCGGAGACGGCGTACCGGGTCTACTACGAGGCCGTGCGCGACTCGGTTGACAGCGGGTTGATCGACATCCTGGGGCATCTGGAGTACGCCAACCGGCGTGGCGTGCCGGCCTATGGGGCCTTCGATCCGGCCCCGTACCGCGCGATCGTCTCGGACCTGTTCGCGCGGATGGCGGCGCGCGGCGTCGCACTCGAGATCAACACCGCAGGGCTCCGACAGGGCGCCGGCAGCTTCTACCCGTGCGTTGAGCACGTTGCCCTGTACTCGGCGAGCGGTGGCCGCCTCCTCACGCTCGGCTCCGATAGCCATCACCCCGACGATCTGGCCGCCGACTACGCGGTCGCGGCGCGCGCGGCCTGGGACCACGGCCTGCGCGAGATCGCCGTCTACGAGGACCGGACGCCGCGGGCCGTTCCTCTTCGCCCCGCCGGCTGA
- a CDS encoding trypsin-like peptidase domain-containing protein, translating into MRRGMTYVAVFGLGAVLGIAMLRVYGQFRQVSADGARRGLIRLLERAPRRAAADESAVVLAAARIRPAVVNIDTLEERRGAGLDMMGRPVARSLTRQGKGSGVILSRDGFIVTNNHVVEGAEIIRVTTAGGTAYDGTVVGADAESDLAIVKVDAGGLPVAEMGDSDLLRVGETVIAIGNPLGIGVTVTHGIISATHRRDLPVGGGRVLHSALQTDAPINRGNSGGALANSRGELIGINTAIASEGGGNIGIGFAIPINAARGILRDLLESGRSRPAMPSVAFAGITYEPLTPETASLLRVPTGRGVVITEVMPLTGAADAGLHRGDVVLAVDGALVMDPTDVRDAILRHRAGERVVLRMLRGNGAQEDVAVTLGRRPASVPAP; encoded by the coding sequence ATGCGCAGAGGCATGACATACGTGGCCGTGTTCGGCCTGGGCGCCGTCCTCGGCATCGCCATGCTTCGGGTGTACGGGCAGTTTCGGCAGGTCTCCGCCGACGGCGCGCGCCGAGGCCTGATCCGCCTGCTGGAGCGCGCGCCGCGGCGCGCAGCGGCCGATGAGAGCGCCGTCGTCCTGGCCGCCGCGCGCATCCGGCCGGCCGTCGTGAACATCGACACGCTGGAGGAGCGCAGGGGCGCGGGCCTGGACATGATGGGCCGCCCCGTCGCCCGCTCGCTCACGCGCCAGGGCAAGGGCTCAGGCGTCATCCTCAGCCGCGACGGGTTCATCGTCACCAACAACCACGTCGTCGAGGGCGCCGAGATCATCCGCGTCACCACCGCCGGCGGCACGGCCTACGACGGCACCGTGGTGGGAGCCGATGCCGAGTCCGACCTGGCTATCGTGAAGGTGGACGCGGGAGGGCTTCCCGTGGCCGAGATGGGTGACTCCGACCTGCTGCGCGTGGGCGAGACCGTGATCGCGATCGGGAATCCCCTCGGTATCGGCGTCACCGTGACGCACGGCATCATCTCCGCCACGCACCGCCGCGACCTTCCCGTCGGCGGCGGGCGCGTGCTCCACAGCGCGCTGCAGACGGACGCGCCGATCAACCGCGGCAACTCGGGCGGGGCACTGGCTAACTCGCGCGGCGAGCTGATCGGCATCAACACGGCCATCGCCTCCGAGGGTGGCGGCAACATCGGCATCGGCTTCGCGATCCCGATTAACGCCGCGCGCGGCATCCTGCGTGACCTGCTGGAGAGTGGCAGATCGCGGCCCGCCATGCCTTCCGTCGCGTTCGCAGGCATCACCTACGAGCCTCTGACACCGGAGACGGCCAGCCTCCTGCGTGTGCCGACGGGTCGGGGTGTCGTCATCACCGAGGTCATGCCGCTGACTGGCGCCGCGGATGCCGGCCTGCACCGCGGCGACGTGGTGCTCGCCGTGGACGGCGCCCTGGTGATGGACCCGACCGACGTGCGGGACGCCATCCTGCGCCACAGGGCGGGCGAGCGCGTCGTGCTCCGGATGCTGCGCGGCAACGGGGCGCAGGAGGATGTGGCTGTCACGCTTGGACGACGGCCGGCCTCCGTGCCCGCGCCGTAG
- a CDS encoding 6,7-dimethyl-8-ribityllumazine synthase, whose amino-acid sequence MPTYYEGKLLAEGLRFGLVVSRWNSFITERMLAGALDALVRHGAADEAIAVARVPGTWEIPLAAQQMAASGRFDAVACVGCLIRGATPHFEYLAAEVTRGIAQIGLQTGVPVTYGIITVESIEQAIERAGSKAGNKGAEAATAAIEMANLTRQLR is encoded by the coding sequence GTGCCGACCTACTACGAAGGGAAGCTGCTGGCCGAGGGGCTGCGGTTCGGGCTGGTCGTGAGCCGCTGGAACTCGTTCATCACGGAGCGCATGCTCGCGGGCGCACTGGACGCGCTCGTGCGCCACGGCGCCGCGGACGAGGCGATCGCGGTCGCCCGCGTGCCGGGAACCTGGGAGATCCCCCTGGCCGCCCAGCAGATGGCCGCGAGCGGTCGCTTCGATGCCGTGGCGTGCGTGGGATGCCTGATCCGCGGCGCCACGCCGCACTTCGAGTACCTTGCCGCCGAGGTGACCCGGGGCATCGCGCAGATCGGCCTCCAGACCGGCGTGCCGGTCACCTACGGCATCATCACGGTGGAGAGCATCGAGCAGGCGATCGAGCGGGCCGGCAGCAAGGCCGGCAACAAGGGCGCGGAGGCCGCCACCGCCGCCATCGAGATGGCCAACCTGACGCGCCAGCTCCGGTAG
- a CDS encoding bifunctional 3,4-dihydroxy-2-butanone-4-phosphate synthase/GTP cyclohydrolase II, with the protein MSFSSIEQAVEDIRAGKMVIVVDDEDRENEGDFIMAAESCTLEAMNVMIRRGSGFVCAPATAQRLGELGIPMMVERNSSRLGTAMTVTVDARAGTTTGVSAHDRATTVRALADPETRPADLTRPGHVVPLRAAEGGVLRRAGHTEATVDLCRLAGLRPVGVLAEVMNDDGTMARLPELIRIAERFGLKLITIADLIRYRRRTERLIERVATTTLPTGRYGPFVVHAYQSSVDPFPAVALIKGDVAGDDPVLVRVHSSCVTGDLLESLRCDCGDQLHLALRRITDEGSGALIYLQQEGRGIGVINKIRAYALQDDGADTVEANQQLGFKADLRDYGIGAQIMVDLGLRRIRLMTNNPAKVAGIEGYGLEIVEWVPLLVKPNPHNARYLQTKKEKMGHIFADTDRPPEETGAEDLE; encoded by the coding sequence ATGAGCTTCAGCAGTATCGAGCAGGCCGTCGAGGACATTCGCGCCGGGAAGATGGTCATCGTCGTGGACGACGAGGACCGCGAGAACGAGGGCGACTTCATCATGGCCGCCGAGAGCTGCACCCTCGAGGCCATGAACGTGATGATCCGCCGCGGCAGCGGCTTCGTCTGCGCCCCGGCGACCGCCCAGCGACTCGGCGAGCTCGGCATCCCGATGATGGTGGAGCGCAACTCCTCTCGCCTGGGCACCGCGATGACGGTCACCGTCGATGCCCGCGCGGGCACGACGACGGGCGTCTCGGCCCATGACCGCGCGACCACCGTCCGCGCCCTCGCGGATCCGGAGACCCGACCGGCGGACCTGACGCGCCCCGGCCACGTCGTGCCGCTGCGCGCGGCCGAGGGCGGGGTGCTGCGACGGGCCGGCCATACGGAAGCCACCGTCGACCTCTGCCGGCTGGCGGGACTGCGCCCAGTCGGCGTGCTGGCGGAGGTGATGAACGACGATGGCACGATGGCCCGCCTGCCGGAGTTGATCCGGATCGCGGAGCGTTTCGGGCTCAAGCTCATTACCATCGCGGACCTTATCCGCTACCGCCGGCGAACCGAGCGACTGATCGAGCGCGTCGCGACGACCACGCTCCCGACCGGACGCTACGGGCCGTTCGTTGTTCACGCCTACCAGTCATCCGTGGACCCGTTTCCCGCCGTGGCGCTCATTAAGGGCGATGTGGCCGGCGACGATCCGGTCCTCGTGCGCGTACACTCCTCCTGCGTCACCGGCGACCTCCTGGAGTCGCTGCGGTGCGACTGCGGCGATCAGCTTCACCTCGCCCTCCGCCGCATCACGGACGAGGGGAGCGGGGCGCTGATCTATCTGCAGCAGGAGGGGCGCGGAATCGGGGTCATCAACAAGATCCGGGCTTACGCGCTCCAGGACGACGGCGCCGACACCGTGGAGGCCAACCAGCAACTGGGGTTCAAGGCCGATCTACGCGACTATGGGATCGGGGCGCAGATCATGGTGGATCTTGGCCTGCGCAGGATCCGTCTGATGACCAACAACCCCGCCAAGGTCGCGGGGATCGAGGGCTACGGGCTGGAGATCGTCGAGTGGGTGCCCCTGCTGGTGAAGCCGAACCCGCACAACGCCCGCTATCTCCAAACGAAGAAGGAGAAGATGGGCCACATCTTCGCCGACACCGATCGCCCGCCGGAGGAGACCGGGGCCGAGGACCTCGAATAG